One Helicobacter ganmani genomic region harbors:
- a CDS encoding 4-(cytidine 5'-diphospho)-2-C-methyl-D-erythritol kinase, with protein sequence MICDSSTQNNTYLSYAKINLFLKIVGKDCFNGTSYHLLQSRFMRVKSLYDTLTFYWDMPAFEIVGTFDCAMEQNTIYKAYRALLPYLTESQKATLKHLQVWVDKKIPSGGGLGGGSSNAACFLQVVSQSLNLDLDLQALMELGAQVGSDVPFFLSGLEIANVEGRGEIVESCQNSKESQDFAPFEVEIIMPKLHCNTTKVFQKYSDSFYDEARILQTKKQNWLQKSNGEILHNESFENNDLLAPVLTLYPELESYCKKNLFLSGSGSCFWRKKPQFKEPFNIARTTQ encoded by the coding sequence ATGATTTGCGATTCTTCGACGCAAAACAATACTTATCTCTCCTATGCAAAAATCAATTTATTTTTAAAAATTGTTGGTAAAGATTGCTTCAATGGAACAAGTTATCATTTGCTACAATCACGTTTTATGCGAGTCAAAAGCCTTTATGATACATTGACTTTTTATTGGGATATGCCTGCTTTTGAGATTGTGGGTACTTTTGATTGCGCAATGGAGCAAAATACTATCTATAAGGCTTATCGTGCCCTTCTGCCTTATCTTACAGAATCGCAAAAAGCAACATTAAAACATTTGCAAGTATGGGTAGATAAGAAAATACCAAGCGGTGGGGGATTAGGTGGAGGAAGCTCTAATGCTGCTTGTTTTTTGCAAGTTGTTTCTCAATCTCTTAATTTGGATTTAGATTTGCAGGCTTTAATGGAGCTTGGGGCGCAAGTGGGGAGTGATGTGCCATTTTTTTTGAGTGGGTTGGAGATTGCAAATGTTGAAGGGAGGGGAGAGATTGTGGAATCTTGTCAGAATAGCAAGGAATCACAAGATTTTGCGCCTTTTGAAGTAGAAATCATTATGCCAAAATTACATTGTAACACCACAAAAGTCTTTCAAAAATATTCCGATTCCTTTTATGATGAAGCGAGGATTTTGCAAACAAAAAAGCAAAATTGGCTACAAAAGTCAAATGGGGAGATTTTGCACAATGAATCGTTTGAAAATAATGATTTGTTAGCTCCTGTTTTGACGCTTTATCCAGAATTAGAATCATATTGCAAAAAAAATTTATTTTTGAGTGGAAGCGGGAGTTGTTTTTGGCGCAAAAAACCTCAATTCAAAGAGCCTTTTAATATTGCAAGGACAACACAATGA
- a CDS encoding AAA domain-containing protein, translated as MLRITNIKEYALLNLTTQTQDFLVCAAENYLQYMQTYDKGLEIVKIRNISKDIFGLSLQLEYKLKSTESLILRTPTEEFILEKESEEAMSILSYDEKSKVLSLSMEERLCKKLFAQKESLQLISDLKFLVVNVMNFYLQEHTLKLPTIPPLLKPDIESLKDLPTPPHLEQLNALKGIFESPFCYVWGAAGSGKTKVVLLHALAFYLKANCKVAILAPTNNALEQCLTTLIANLDAIGIETCKILRLGTPSQRFAENFPKNCDLLLENKAIDYKKSLQDSLVIAMTLDTFLRRNDLHTIDFKHFFIDEAGFAPLIKTLPLCAFNKPITLLGDHKQLQPVCILSSAHLKESQWKPSRLWQYSSLFMEKFFKIQRNFEEENLFLDSTSPSENPPISQVFTLTQTYRYGNNLAHLLNTYIYKNNLQGLNTKTYLHCLDISQMPKTQPLDKANYNEALQCCNLAREFLNAHQDFAILTPFVNQRQLILKTMPALYKEECVWTIHSSQGQEFDYVLFSPVILHYHLNDSSNQKALFALNVAFSRAKKGIILICDKTYWLRQKNQFLSQLVQIAKPYNKIF; from the coding sequence GTGCTGCGTATTACAAATATCAAGGAATACGCCCTGCTTAATCTAACTACCCAAACGCAAGATTTCTTGGTTTGTGCAGCAGAAAATTATTTGCAATATATGCAAACCTATGATAAGGGTCTTGAGATTGTTAAGATTCGGAATATCTCTAAAGATATTTTTGGATTGAGCTTGCAACTAGAATACAAGCTCAAAAGCACAGAAAGCTTGATTCTACGCACTCCAACAGAAGAATTTATATTAGAAAAAGAATCCGAAGAAGCAATGAGCATTCTTTCTTATGATGAAAAATCCAAAGTGCTTAGTTTAAGTATGGAGGAAAGGCTTTGCAAAAAGTTATTTGCACAAAAGGAATCCCTGCAACTGATTTCTGATTTAAAATTTCTTGTTGTCAATGTGATGAATTTTTATCTGCAAGAACATACCTTAAAACTCCCTACAATTCCACCTCTTTTAAAGCCTGATATTGAATCCTTAAAAGACTTGCCAACTCCACCGCATTTAGAACAACTCAATGCGCTTAAAGGAATCTTTGAAAGCCCATTTTGCTATGTTTGGGGAGCTGCAGGGAGTGGCAAAACAAAAGTGGTGCTTTTGCACGCCCTTGCGTTTTATCTCAAAGCAAATTGTAAAGTGGCGATTCTTGCTCCGACAAACAACGCACTGGAGCAATGCTTAACAACTCTAATTGCTAATTTAGATGCAATCGGGATTGAAACTTGTAAAATACTAAGACTTGGCACACCTAGCCAAAGATTCGCCGAAAATTTCCCTAAAAATTGTGATTTATTGCTAGAAAATAAAGCGATAGATTATAAAAAATCCTTACAAGATTCTTTGGTTATTGCAATGACTTTGGATACTTTTTTGCGCAGAAACGATTTGCATACAATAGATTTTAAGCATTTTTTCATTGATGAAGCAGGTTTTGCTCCATTGATAAAAACCTTGCCTTTGTGCGCATTTAATAAGCCTATTACACTGCTAGGAGACCATAAGCAACTGCAACCCGTGTGCATATTAAGCTCTGCTCATCTCAAAGAATCACAATGGAAACCCTCAAGATTATGGCAATACTCTTCGCTTTTTATGGAAAAATTTTTCAAGATTCAAAGAAATTTTGAAGAGGAAAATTTATTTTTGGATTCTACCTCTCCTAGTGAAAATCCCCCAATTTCACAAGTTTTTACTTTAACGCAAACCTATCGCTATGGTAATAATCTCGCACATTTGCTTAATACCTATATTTATAAAAATAACCTTCAAGGGTTGAACACAAAAACTTATCTACATTGCTTAGATATTTCGCAAATGCCAAAAACACAACCTTTAGATAAAGCAAATTATAATGAAGCCTTACAATGCTGTAACTTAGCACGTGAATTTTTGAATGCACATCAAGACTTTGCGATTCTCACACCTTTTGTAAATCAGAGGCAATTAATCCTAAAAACAATGCCTGCACTTTATAAAGAAGAATGTGTTTGGACGATTCATTCTTCACAAGGACAAGAATTTGATTATGTCCTTTTTTCACCTGTCATTTTGCATTATCATCTTAATGATTCTAGCAATCAAAAAGCACTTTTTGCACTCAATGTTGCTTTTTCGCGAGCAAAAAAGGGAATTATTTTAATTTGTGATAAAACTTATTGGTTAAGACAAAAAAATCAATTTTTAAGCCAATTAGTGCAAATTGCCAAACCTTATAATAAAATTTTTTGA
- the truB gene encoding pseudouridine synthase family protein (catalyzes isomerization of specific uridines in RNA to pseudouridine; responsible for residues in T loops of many tRNAs): MNRIFVAKKPLFVSSNHYLSSLKHRFGEKKAGFSGILDPFACGALLVAFGQYTKLFPYLKKSPKVYQATLWLGLQSDSLDLENVRTLHCVPLFSQEKIESILQDFVGIVHFVPPKYSAKKIQGTQAYKLARIGKEELLEQHLKEQTMQILKIEFLNYAHPFVSFKAWVSEGAYIRSLGELIAKKLGCVGSLSYLERISEGGLHYEGEKALNPLEILPFKKIDARKDFALRSLVQDGKKFSPKILKIDEFAKYIVQFEDFFSIISFQNQNLEYLANRIPLC, from the coding sequence TTGAATCGTATTTTTGTTGCAAAAAAACCACTTTTTGTTTCTTCTAATCATTATTTAAGCTCCTTAAAACATCGTTTTGGCGAGAAAAAAGCAGGCTTTAGCGGAATCTTAGACCCTTTTGCTTGTGGTGCATTGCTCGTAGCATTTGGGCAATACACGAAACTTTTTCCTTATTTGAAAAAATCTCCTAAAGTCTATCAGGCAACACTTTGGCTAGGATTGCAAAGTGATTCGTTAGATTTAGAAAATGTGCGCACATTGCATTGCGTGCCACTATTTTCTCAAGAAAAAATAGAATCTATTTTGCAGGATTTTGTAGGAATCGTGCATTTTGTCCCTCCAAAGTATAGTGCCAAAAAGATTCAAGGCACGCAGGCTTATAAATTAGCGCGAATCGGGAAAGAGGAGCTTTTAGAGCAACATTTAAAAGAACAAACAATGCAAATCTTAAAAATAGAGTTTTTGAACTATGCACACCCTTTTGTGAGCTTTAAAGCATGGGTAAGTGAAGGGGCTTATATTCGTTCTTTGGGGGAATTGATTGCCAAAAAGCTAGGTTGCGTTGGTTCGCTTAGTTATTTAGAACGCATTAGTGAAGGAGGATTACATTATGAAGGAGAAAAAGCACTCAATCCTTTAGAAATTCTCCCTTTTAAAAAAATAGACGCGCGCAAGGATTTTGCTCTGCGCTCTTTGGTGCAAGATGGCAAGAAATTTTCCCCAAAAATCTTGAAAATTGACGAATTTGCAAAATATATAGTGCAATTTGAGGATTTTTTCTCTATAATTTCATTTCAAAATCAAAATTTAGAATATTTAGCAAATAGGATTCCTTTATGTTGA
- the hypD gene encoding hydrogenase formation protein HypD has product MIENPYIDTYRNTQTITRTFNALKTLSKNLTKPLKIMEVCGGHTHTIMKYALPELLPDKIEFVHGPGCPVCVMPKNRIDCAYKIASQTDVILVTLGDMIKVPGSYGSLQNARAKGFDVRFVYSPLEVLKIAKENPTKRVVYFAIGFETTTPMSAALLERVVALGFHNISLHCNHVLVPPPLEAILSAPDCQISALLAPSHVSVITGSQIYRPLLEKFKIPIVVCGFEPVDVGESLLSIVQQVLHQTPKVETQYARSVTAQGNLKAQELVQRYFELDDNFYWRGLGEIPHSSLRLKKKFANYDASILFKEHLDGIAKEEHKGCLCGEILRGNKKPFDCKLFGKFCNPQNPLGSCMVSSEGACAAYYKYQGIRPA; this is encoded by the coding sequence ATGATAGAGAATCCCTACATTGATACTTACCGCAATACTCAAACCATTACGCGCACTTTTAATGCCCTAAAAACATTAAGCAAGAATCTAACAAAACCTTTAAAAATTATGGAAGTTTGTGGCGGACATACACATACAATTATGAAATACGCCTTACCAGAACTTTTGCCTGATAAAATAGAATTTGTGCATGGACCGGGCTGTCCTGTGTGCGTAATGCCAAAGAATCGGATTGATTGTGCTTACAAAATTGCAAGTCAAACAGATGTGATTTTGGTTACACTTGGAGATATGATTAAAGTGCCCGGAAGCTATGGAAGCTTACAAAACGCAAGAGCAAAAGGGTTTGATGTGCGTTTTGTTTATTCTCCTTTGGAGGTTTTAAAAATTGCTAAAGAGAATCCCACAAAACGCGTCGTGTATTTTGCCATTGGTTTTGAGACGACAACTCCAATGTCTGCTGCACTCTTAGAGCGAGTCGTTGCTTTGGGATTCCATAATATTTCGCTACATTGCAATCATGTTTTAGTGCCACCTCCTCTTGAGGCAATTTTAAGCGCGCCAGATTGCCAGATTAGCGCATTACTAGCACCTTCTCATGTGAGCGTGATTACAGGCTCTCAAATCTACCGACCTCTTTTAGAAAAATTTAAGATTCCTATTGTAGTTTGCGGATTTGAGCCCGTAGATGTAGGAGAAAGTCTTTTAAGCATTGTCCAACAAGTGCTACACCAAACACCAAAAGTAGAAACGCAATATGCGCGCAGCGTAACTGCACAAGGTAATCTAAAGGCTCAAGAACTTGTCCAACGCTATTTTGAACTAGACGACAACTTTTATTGGCGAGGACTTGGAGAGATTCCTCATTCTTCTTTGCGCCTCAAAAAAAAGTTTGCAAACTACGACGCAAGTATTCTTTTTAAAGAACATTTAGACGGAATCGCAAAGGAAGAACATAAGGGTTGCTTATGTGGAGAGATTCTAAGAGGCAACAAAAAACCTTTTGATTGCAAACTTTTTGGTAAATTTTGCAATCCACAAAATCCTCTAGGAAGTTGTATGGTTAGTAGCGAAGGGGCTTGTGCTGCGTATTACAAATATCAAGGAATACGCCCTGCTTAA
- the exbB gene encoding TonB-system energizer ExbB yields MVEYGVIGVLLLMSIVALWATLERLLFYKYIKLILYANKIELEIDLSKNLTLIATIGSNAPYVGLLGTVFGIIITFVQIGQSGMVDTANIMTGLALALQATAGGLLVAIPSIIFYNLLTRKSEVLVAQWEIMQEKKANKGVQ; encoded by the coding sequence ATGGTAGAATATGGAGTAATTGGTGTTTTATTGCTAATGAGCATTGTAGCACTTTGGGCAACATTAGAGCGATTGTTATTTTATAAATACATTAAATTAATTCTTTATGCCAATAAGATAGAATTAGAAATAGACCTTTCAAAGAATCTTACTTTGATTGCGACGATTGGCTCAAATGCTCCTTATGTTGGACTTTTAGGAACGGTGTTTGGGATTATCATCACTTTTGTGCAGATTGGACAATCAGGTATGGTAGATACTGCAAACATTATGACAGGGCTTGCTCTTGCGCTTCAAGCCACAGCGGGAGGGTTGCTTGTTGCGATTCCAAGCATTATCTTTTATAATCTTTTAACGCGCAAAAGTGAAGTTTTGGTTGCGCAATGGGAAATTATGCAAGAAAAAAAGGCAAATAAAGGCGTGCAATGA
- the csrA gene encoding carbon storage regulator CsrA, with the protein MLILSRKENESITIGENITIKVISIDKGNVKIGFDAPPELLILREELKLAISEENKKSLQQQAQSSVLDKLVAARKKA; encoded by the coding sequence ATGTTGATTTTATCAAGAAAAGAAAATGAAAGCATTACCATTGGAGAAAATATTACAATCAAAGTTATTTCTATTGATAAAGGCAATGTAAAGATTGGTTTTGATGCACCTCCGGAATTATTGATTTTGCGTGAAGAATTAAAGCTTGCAATTTCTGAAGAAAACAAAAAATCGCTTCAACAACAAGCGCAAAGCAGTGTGCTTGATAAGCTTGTCGCAGCGAGAAAGAAAGCCTAA
- the smpB gene encoding SsrA-binding protein SmpB: MKIIATNKKATFDFFILERLEAGIELKGSEVKSIRAGRVNLKDSFVKIIQGEAFLFQAHIATLSTTNLHYKPDEKRPRKLLLHRKEIDKLFGKSQVSGMSIVALKLYFNARNKAKLEIALAKGKNLHDKRESLKEKIQKREIAQSLKEMQRR, translated from the coding sequence ATGAAAATCATTGCAACAAACAAAAAGGCGACTTTTGATTTTTTTATTTTAGAGCGTTTGGAAGCAGGGATTGAACTTAAGGGAAGCGAAGTGAAATCTATTCGTGCCGGACGCGTGAATCTCAAAGATAGTTTTGTAAAAATCATTCAAGGAGAGGCATTTTTATTTCAAGCACATATTGCGACTTTATCTACGACAAATTTACATTACAAACCCGATGAAAAGCGTCCGCGCAAACTGCTTTTGCACCGCAAAGAAATTGACAAACTCTTTGGCAAAAGTCAAGTTTCTGGTATGAGTATCGTGGCATTGAAACTTTATTTTAACGCGCGCAATAAGGCAAAATTGGAAATTGCCCTAGCTAAGGGAAAGAATTTGCACGATAAGCGCGAATCTTTGAAAGAAAAAATCCAAAAACGAGAAATTGCGCAAAGCTTAAAAGAAATGCAAAGAAGATAA